Proteins co-encoded in one Oscillatoria salina IIICB1 genomic window:
- a CDS encoding phosphate ABC transporter permease, whose amino-acid sequence MLFSLSREKFEEIVPLIATGPQYVYYWGKVRDILRRVLISVVGVVVVLLLGNLFGEGVGAIVLLLGVIAGLYWFWSPIYVASRRNAEYRRYQYSGFLRGRVLDVFVSEESLGEEETVNKRGELVIVENLERRINLEIGDETGFRTFVQAPLRRIHKSIKPGQVAELLVLSNVPDLSRIDRVTDAYLPSNNLWVGEYPVLRRDIFALLSSQIGYDDPYSRRSDRRPNYPTPRRR is encoded by the coding sequence ATGCTATTTTCCCTATCCCGCGAGAAATTTGAAGAGATTGTACCTTTAATTGCCACCGGACCGCAATACGTTTACTATTGGGGTAAAGTGCGCGACATCCTCAGACGAGTGCTAATTTCCGTCGTTGGAGTCGTTGTAGTTTTGCTATTGGGAAACTTATTTGGTGAAGGAGTAGGCGCGATCGTCCTTTTACTCGGAGTAATTGCTGGTTTATACTGGTTTTGGTCGCCAATCTACGTCGCTAGTAGACGCAATGCCGAATACCGTCGCTATCAGTACAGTGGTTTCTTGCGGGGTCGGGTATTAGATGTTTTTGTCAGCGAAGAATCTCTCGGTGAAGAAGAAACAGTTAATAAACGAGGTGAATTAGTCATTGTTGAGAATTTAGAGCGACGGATTAATCTAGAAATAGGCGATGAAACAGGCTTTAGAACCTTCGTTCAAGCACCACTACGCCGCATTCATAAATCCATTAAACCAGGTCAAGTCGCCGAATTATTAGTCCTTTCTAATGTACCCGATCTTAGTCGCATCGATCGCGTAACCGACGCATACTTACCCAGTAATAACCTTTGGGTAGGCGAATATCCCGTACTAAGGCGAGATATTTTTGCCTTACTTAGCTCTCAAATCGGCTATGACGACCCTTATTCTCGTCGAAGCGATCGTCGTCCTAATTATCCCACTCCTCGCCGACGTTAG